A genomic stretch from Theobroma cacao cultivar B97-61/B2 chromosome 4, Criollo_cocoa_genome_V2, whole genome shotgun sequence includes:
- the LOC18602239 gene encoding probable serine/threonine-protein kinase WNK5 codes for MYKTRLGGCVDGVQSQLGYVETDASGRYGRFGEILGQGAMKTVYRAFDKVLGMEVAWNQVKLNDVFRSPEELQRLYSEVHLLKNLNHDSIMRFYTSWIDIDRRTFNFITEMFTSGTLREYRQRYQLVDMRAIKNWARQILQGLAYLHGHDPPVIHRDLKCDNIFVNGHLGQVKIGDLGLAAILRGSQHAHSVIGTPEFMAPELYEEDYNELVDVYSFGMCVLEMLTSEYPYGECSNPAQIYKKVTSGKLPEAFYRIQDEEARRFVGKCLENVSKRLPAHELLLDPFLASEEASPLPIPRVSSRKLTPDGPVRELAPSVEVDPTRSTDMSITGTTNPGDDTIFLKVQITDKDGHARNIYFPFDVVNDTAIDVALEMVKELEINDWEPLEIAEMIEEEISSLVPTWKDLGSSQVHHQHSFKYEDEEEDDDDDDDQTGIRHPFYATSSRSSSQVSIPTFLSSYETQFCHGKNVTSSCNWPQEDVFSNDDASSSCSMNSLRYSSLNYEDDFEWSAQQGEHPCIPKTLKATRFCPSESTSVYSHKKRNAQLNSWRFSHSNDQRKLTKIRSLVDIRSQLLHRSVMAELTKRRLFKTIGAMENIGFQEPNGCFGGSLTGRISRS; via the exons ATGTACAAAACACGTCTAGGAGGATGTGTCGATGGAGTTCAATCCCAGCTTGGATACGTTGAAACCGATGCATCTGGTCGGTATGGACGT TTCGGAGAGATTCTTGGTCAAGGAGCCATGAAGACAGTGTATAGGGCATTTGACAAGGTCCTTGGAATGGAGGTGGCGTGGAATCAGGTGAAGCTTAATGATGTCTTCCGTTCACCAGAGGAATTGCAACGACTTTACTCTGAGGTTCACCTCCTCAAGAACCTCAACCATGATTCCATCATGCGATTCTACACATCTTGGATAGACATTGATCGTAGAACTTTCAACTTCATCACTGAGATGTTCACCTCTGGCACCCTTAGAGA GTATAGACAGAGGTACCAACTTGTGGATATGCGAGCAATTAAGAACTGGGCTCGCCAAATTCTACAAGGTCTGGCTTATCTGCATGGCCATGACCCTCCAGTGATCCACAGAGATCTTAAGTGTGATAACATCTTTGTCAATGGTCACCTTGGACAGGTCAAGATCGGTGATCTAGGATTAGCTGCCATTCTTCGTGGGTCACAACATGCCCATAGTGTTATAG GTACGCCAGAATTTATGGCACCGGAACTATATGAGGAGGATTACAACGAGCTAGTGGATGTGTACTCGTTTGGCATGTGTGTACTAGAAATGCTTACTTCTGAGTATCCATACGGTGAGTGCTCCAATCCGGCACAAATCTATAAGAAAGTGACTTCG GGAAAGTTGCCAGAGGCATTCTACAGGATTCAAGATGAGGAAGCCCGGCGATTTGTTGGAAAGTGCCTGGAGAATGTTTCCAAGAGGTTGCCAGCCCATGAACTCTTGCTTGACCCATTTTTGGCCTCTGAGGAAGCAAGTCCGTTGCCAATCCCAAGAGTCTCGAGCCGAAAGCTAACTCCTGATGGCCCAGTCAGAGAACTGGCGCCTTCTGTGGAGGTTGATCCAACAAGGAGTACCGATATGTCAATAACTGGCACAACGAATCCTGGAGATGACACTATTTTTCTCAAAGTACAGATTACAGACAAGGATG GTCATGCTCGGAACATCTATTTTCCCTTTGACGTAGTGAATGACACTGCAATTGATGTTGCCTTGGAGATGGTGAAAGAATTGGAAATTAATGACTGGGAACCATTGGAGATTGCTGAAATGATAGAGGAGGAGATATCTTCCCTTGTTCCAACTTGGAAGGACTTGGGCTCCTCTCAAGTCCATCATCAGCACAGCTTCAAGTacgaagatgaagaagaagatgatgatgatgatgatgaccaaACCGGAATTCGCCATCCTTTCTATGCTACCTCCTCCCGTTCTTCCTCCCAAGTTTCCATCCCAACTTTCCTTTCTTCCTATGAAACCCAATTTTGTCATGGCAAAAATGTGACTTCTAGTTGCAATTGGCCCCAAG AAGATGTATTTAGCAATGATGATGCAAGTTCCAGTTGCTCCATGAACTCGCTCCGATATTCTAGCTTGAATTATGAAGATGACTTTGAATGGAGTGCTCAACAGGGAGAGCACCCTTGCATTCCAAAGACCCTCAAAGCTACAAGATTCTGTCCATCAGAAAGCACGAGTGTTTACAGCCACAAAAAAAGGAATGCACAACTTAATTCATGGAGGTTTTCTCACTCAAATGACCAGCGGAAGCTAACCAAGATTCGTTCACTTGTGGACATACGTAGCCAATTGCTGCACAGATCAGTAATGGCAGAGTTAACCAAAAGGCGCTTGTTTAAGACCATCGGAGCCATGGAGAACATTGGATTTCAGGAGCCGAACGGATGCTTCGGTGGCAGCCTCACGGGGAGGATTTCAAGATCGTGA
- the LOC18602238 gene encoding uncharacterized protein LOC18602238: MFLMGDLRDWSPEPNGVASEERSSSSSSSSSNQAGIAAEYWKKAEEATQGIIAQVQPTVVSEERRKAVIDYVQRLIGNYLGCGVFPFGSVPLKTYLPDGDIDLTAFGGLNFEEALANDVCSVLEREDHNRAAEFVVKDVQLIRAEVKLVKCLVQNIVVDISFNQLGGLCTLCFLEKVDRCIGKDHLFKRSIILIKAWCYYESRILGAHHGLISTYALETLVLYIFHLFHSSLDGPLAVLYKFLDYFSKFDWDNYCISLNGPIHISSLPEVVVETPENGGGDLLLSNDFLKECVEMFSVPSRGFETNSRTFPQKHLNIVDPLRENNNLGRSVSKGNFYRIRSAFTYGARKLGKILSQAEESMADELRKFFSNTLDRHGSGQRPDVQDCIPSLSRFSGFGATSSVSGTESCQEDQTFYETESSNSITMTRNHRSDNEGSLHKVDNGNVSGRETNFSRILNEPQASANGMGVSEIRLSGDAKDLATSRIQGLVISNDAHKSYNPNSEENVSPSDNVRHAPHLYFYSSSLDNGDIRNGNAECKQPENSGFAEKKVTSGILPATGDEMGTNVHGDHRENQLVVSQGVQSPVGSKHPPLVVNSAWSSEDLYPGYSGYPTSSSAAGSQEALSSFLDLCGDHDSHLRSLSYGRWCFDYAFNASVSPITPLVSQLQSNNSWDVVRQSVQFRRNAISPMNANGVVPRQVYYPMNPPMLPAAGFGMEEMPKPRGTGTYFPNHNTNHYRDRSLTARGRSQVQVRSPRNNSRAITSPETNSPERSSRELAQVQSPHQGGGKSGSSDLRHFGSEKVLYPNANGSVHHPERVVEFGSIGPLPLGPASPESNMQHNPGSPHALNLSASQPPSGMQRSKSTVGVEQDRIAIRSYHLKNEEDFPPLSI, from the exons ATGTTTTTGATGGGCGATCTCCGAGATTGGTCGCCTGAACCAAACGGCGTCGCTTCGGAAGAGAGGTCGTCATCGTCATCGTCTTCATCGTCGAATCAAGCGGGGATTGCTGCGGAGTATTGGAAAAAGGCTGAGGAAGCGACGCAGGGGATCATTGCCCAGGTTCAGCCAACCGTTGTTTcagaagagagaagaaaagcgGTTATTGATTACGTTCAGAGACTAATTGGGAATTACCTTGGTTGCGGG GTATTTCCTTTTGGGTCAGTCCCCTTGAAGACCTATCTTCCTGATGGAGATATTGATTTGACTGCCTTTGGTGGCCTAAACTTTGAGGAGGCTCTGGCCAATGATGTATGTTCTGTCCTTGAAAGAGAAGATCATAACAGAGCTGCAGAGTTTGTGGTGAAGGATGTCCAATTAATTCGGGCAGAG GTTAAGCTTGTAAAGTGTCTAGTACAGAACATTGTGGTAGATATCTCTTTCAATCAGTTAGGGGGGCTATGTACCTTGTGCTTTCTTGAGAAG GTTGATCGTTGTATTGGAAAAGATCATCTATTTAAACGCAGCATTATACTGATTAAGGCTTGGTGCTACTATGAGAGCCGTATTCTTGGGGCTCATCATGGCTTGATATCTACATATGCGTTGGAGACTCTGGTGCTGTACATTTTCCATCTATTCCACTCATCACTAGATGGTCCTTTAGCG gttttatataaatttttggaTTACTTTAGCAAATTTGATTGGGACAATTACTGCATTAGTTTGAATGGTCCGATCCATATATCCTCCCTGCCAGAAGTTGTGG TTGAGACGCCTGAAAATGGTGGGGGAGATTTACTGCTTAGCAATGATTTTCTCAAGGAATGTGTGGAAATGTTCTCAGTTCCGTCAAGGGGATTTGAGACAAATTCACGCACATTCcctcaaaagcatctaaacaTAGTAGATCCCTTAAGAGAAAACAATAATCTTGGTCGCAGCGTTAGCAAAG GGAACTTTTATCGTATAAGAAGCGCTTTCACTTATGGGGCTCGGAAGCTGGGAAAGATCCTTTCCCAGGCTGAAGAAAGCATGGCTGATGAACTTCGTAAGTTTTTCTCAAACACTCTGGATAGGCATGGAAGTGGACAGAGGCCTGATGTTCAAGATTGTATCCCATCCTTGTCTAGATTCAGTGGATTTGGGGCAACATCATCAGTTTCAGGTACAGAGTCATGTCAAGAAGATCAAACCTTTTATGAAACAGAATCTTCAAATTCAATTACCATGACTAGGAATCATAGATCAGATAATGAGGGATCATTGCACAAGGTCGATAATGGTAATGTCTCTGGGAGGGAAACAAATTTTAGTAGAATCCTTAATGAACCACAAGCTTCTGCAAATGGTATGGGTGTTTCAGAAATCCGTCTCTCTGGGGATGCTAAAGACCTGGCAACCTCCAGAATTCAAGGTCTTGTAATTTCAAATGATGCACATAAATCTTACAATCCAAATTCAGAGGAGAATGTTTCTCCATCAGATAATGTACGGCATGCACCTCATCTCTATTTCTATAGCTCATCTTTGGATAATGGAGATATAAGGAATGGAAATGCAGAATGCAAACAGCCAGAAAATTCTGGCTTTGCTGAAAAGAAAGTGACTTCTGGTATTCTTCCAGCAACTGGTGATGAGATGGGTACTAATGTACATGGTGATCACCGTGAGAATCAGTTGGTTGTTAGTCAAGGGGTTCAGTCCCCTGTTGGATCAAAGCATCCTCCATTGGTTGTGAATTCAGCTTGGTCATCAGAGGATCTTTATCCTGGATATTCTGGTTATCCAACTTCTAGTAGTGCTGCTGGAAGTCAGGAAGCTTTGAGCTCCTTCTTAGATCTCTGTGGGGATCATGATAGTCACTTACGTAGTTTGTCTTATGGCCGGTGGTGCTTTGATTATGCCTTCAATGCATCTGTTTCTCCAATTACACCTTTGGTTTCTCAGCTCCAGAGCAATAATTCATGGGATGTAGTACGACAGTCAGTGCAGTTCAGGCGAAATGCAATTTCCCCAATGAATGCTAATGGTGTTGTCCCACGGCAAGTGTACTACCCCATGAACCCACCAATGCTACCTGCTGCAGGCTTTGGAATGGAAGAAATGCCAAAGCCTCGAGGAACAGGAACATACTTTCCCAATCACAACACG AACCATTACAGAGATAGGTCCTTGACAGCAAGAGGGAGGAGCCAAGTACAAGTAAGGTCTCCTCGCAACAACAGCCGTGCTATCACATCCCCAGAGACGAATTCACCAGAGAGAAGCAGCCGTGAGCTGGCACAAGTGCAGTCGCCACATCAGGGTGGTGGAAAATCTGGGTCTTCAGATCTGCGCCACTTTGGTTCTGAAAAAGTGTTATACCCTAATGCCAACGGCTCAGTGCATCATCCAGAAAGGGTTGTAGAATTTGGGTCAATTGGGCCCCTACCTTTGGGGCCGGCCTCTCCAGAAAGTAACATGCAACATAATCCAGGTTCCCCTCATGCTCTTAACTTGAGTGCAAGTCAACCACCATCAGGAATGCAACGGTCAAAATCAACTGTGGGCGTGGAACAGGACAG GATAGCTATACGATCATaccatttaaaaaatgaagaagattttCCACCTTTATCTATCTGA
- the LOC18602240 gene encoding uncharacterized protein LOC18602240 — protein MAIIRSLSQLNIKAPPPSPIPTANGSRSAANETFTDFLEKSLQVPDLTLPESQSQERHHLAYPPYEIDFQSLSLRETSSVERLLRSARELGAFRIGCHGFIKGEELRALVREAARVFGVLEERDTGFRRYLSGKREEIVWVRCKDERMEWARQYIGAPLYQSFSEKMEKVASKLDQLAEELGQILVENASEQQRKRVQRGEPLLSIYKYNQQDKIMEQKSQLNEEETGHSCHNYTLSLHLPTKDCEFCVKSGPSGLLTFDAGPETIIVTVGQQLEEWSLGEFKSVSGRIINQAELRGSQSFFSMELKWSSLNINRTYKTTYQKFSLADQFLIALIIVFLYSIFMLKNSR, from the exons ATGGCTATCATACGCTCTTTGAGCCAGCTTAACATCAAGGCGCCACCTCCATCCCCTATCCCAACGGCCAACGGCTCACGCTCCGCTGCCAACGAAACCTTCACCGACTTTCTCGAGAAGTCGTTACAAGTCCCTGACCTCACGCTACCAGAGTCCCAGTCCCAGGAGCGCCACCACCTGGCCTACCCACCCTATGAGATCGACTTCCAATCGCTCTCCTTAAGAGAGACCAGTTCAGTGGAGCGGTTGCTGCGATCGGCTCGGGAGTTGGGTGCGTTCCGGATCGGGTGCCATGGATTTATTAAAGGCGAGGAGTTGAGGGCGTTGGTGAGAGAGGCGGCGAGAGTATTCGGGGTGTTGGAAGAGAGAGATACGGGATTTAGGAGATATTTGTCTGGAAAAAGGGAGGAGATCGTTTGGGTTCGTTGCAAAGACGAGCGGATGGAGTGGGCACGTCAATACATCGGCGCTCCATTGTATCAGAGTTTCAG TGAAAAGATGGAGAAAGTAGCGAGTAAACTGGACCAACTTGCGGAGGAATTGGGCCAGATTTTGGTCGAAAACGCAAGCGAGCAACAAAGGAAGAGAGTGCAAAGAGGGGAGCCCCTTTTGAGCATATACAAGTACAACCAGCAGGATAAGATCATGGAACAAAAATCACAactaaatgaagaagaaaccGGCCATTCTTGTCATAATTATACGTTAAGCCTCCACCTTCCCACCAAGGATTGCGAATTCTGTGTCAAATCTGGGCCATCAGGACTTCTAACTTTTGATGCAGGTCCGGAGACTATTATTGTCACAGTTGGACAACAACTCGAG GAATGGAGCTTGGGAGAATTCAAAAGTGTTTCGGGGCGAATTATTAATCAGGCAGAACTGCGTGGATCCCAATCCTTTTTCTCCATGGAGCTCAAGTGGTCTTCTTTAAATATTAATCGTACTTATAAAACAACTTACCAAAAATTCTCCCTGGCAGATCAATTCTTGATTGCACTCATTATTGTTTTcctttattctatttttatgttaaaaaattcTCGATGA